ATGCCTTTACGGGCTCGGGGAGCGCGGCGAAGACAAGCCCTGCGGGATCTTCTGCGCCGGCGATGACGTCCGCAACGTTCTCCTGGGACGGTGCGAGTCCCCGGTTGCGCAGAGCGTTGAAGCAGGCTATGAGACGGAACGGGTCGCCCGATCTCTCTTCGAGGAGGCCGGCGGCTGCGTCGTCGATGGAGAAGTAAAACCGCCTTTTCCCGAGTTCCTGGATCTCGGCCGCTTGCATCCCGAAGAGTTGCACTTCGTGGATGCCGAGTTCCCGGATCTCCTCCTGCATCGCCGCGTATCCGGAACCGGCATCATCCTCTATCCGGCAGGTGAAGGCGAGGAGGATGCCGGGCGGGAGGTCGCGCACGACATCCCGGAGGAGGCGCCGGTCGTGGCTCGAAGCAAGGTGAACGTCGTCCAGGAGAACCGCCGCAACGTGGCCGGTCATGCTCATCTCTCTCCCGAGCTCCCTGAGCAGTTCCTCGAAGGCCTGGTATACGCGGTCGTATCCGACCTCGGGCGTTCGGGCGAAGACGCCGATGATCTCCTCGCCGGCCTTCGGGAGCAGGCCGATCGGCTCCACCGGCGCGGCGTATTTCTCGAAGACGTCGTCGGCGTACCGGATAGCCTCTTTCATGCTCTCGGCATCAAGGATGCTTGCGAACCTCGCGGATGCCGAGGTTCGCCGAAGATCGTTCAACAACTCCCGGAACGCAGCGAAGATCATCCCCGGGAGGTCGAAGACCTCCGCCCTGAGGACGGGGGACTCCCGCCCGTCGGGGCGTTCCTGCACCTCGTATGCGAGCCAGTTCAGGAGCGAACTCTTCCCGATGCCCGGCGGGCCGGAGATCATCACCGTCTGACCGCGCTCTCCCGCCCGCGAGAGGATGGTCGAGAGTTGCTCAAGTTCCTCCCGTCTGCCGCAGAACTCCTCTGGAGGCGATGGGGCGTATGAGACCCCGCCGACCTGCTGCTGTATCTCGTCCATGATCCCGCCGGGTGTTCCGGTAGACAGTATAAATACCATTCCATCCAAATAAAGTGGAACAACAAGACGCAGGCATGCGGCGGGCCGGTGCGGGAGGCGTACCGCGACCGTAGCGCATCCGCTATCCAAGGTGAATGGAATGGCACTTCAGGAAGGAGATTTTATCAGGCTCAGATACACCGGCCGCGTCGGTGAGAATATCTTCGATACCACGGATGAGGAGAACGCGAAGGAAGAGGGAATTTACAACCCACAGGCGGAGTACGGTCCTGTCACCGTTCGCCTGGGAGGCCATCACGTCATCGTCGGCCTTGAGGACGAGTTGATCGGAAAGGAGGTCGGCGCCGAGGGCGAGGTCGACGTCCCGGCCGAGAAGGGGTTCGGGGCGCACGAGGATGAAGCCGTAAAGTCCGTCCCGGTCACGCAGTTCCGCGAGAAGCCGCAGAGGGGGATGCGGATTGAGGTCGAAGGCCGCGAGGGCGTCGTCGTCGACGTCATCGGAAGACGCGCGGTCGTCGACTTCAACCACCCGCTTGCCGGCAAGACCCTGAACTACTCCTACGCGATCCTCGAGAAGGTCGAGGACCCGGTGGAGCAGATCAAGGGTCTCATCAAGCTCTTCTCGGGCAGAACCGATGTCGGGATCAGCATCGTCGACGGCACGGTCGAACTGGAGCTCCCTCCCGCGATCACCTACGACCGGCGCTGGATGGTCTGGCGGGGCACCCTCGTCCGCGAGATATTCGAGAACAACTCCGATATCAAGGACGTTGTCATGAAGGAGACGATCTCCCGCCCGAAGATGCCGGAGGCGGCACCGGAGGTCGTTGAGGCCGAAGAGCCCGCCGAGACCGAAGAGACGAAAGAGTCCGAGGAGTAATTCTCCTCTGCTCTTACGGTTTTTTCTTTTAACTTTGCTGAATCCCTTCTCTAAAGGCCGAATCGCCTCCAGAGTTATCCGCACATCATCGACTCACGGGAAGTGCGACGGTTCGTGAGCACGACTGCTGTCCAAGCAGGAGTTTGAGTAGCCGGAAGCGAGGGCAAAACCCCGTACGCTGAACCGTGGGGATATCGCGTCTGGAGGAGTGCGACTGGCCGAAGGTGCGATGTTCCTCTGGAACGGAGCTGGAGCACCGTTAGGAACGACGTTCCATGGGAACGGAGTTCGAGCACCGAAGGTGTGAGGCGCGGGGGCAGGAACACGAGAAGACTTCGTTCTTCGAAGGGGGGCATCCCCCTCCCTTGTCTCTACCTTACACTCGGACATCTGTAACCCCCACCCCGCCCGCGCTTCGCGCTCCTCCTCCGCACCTTCGGTGCTCAAACTCCCGCCGTCCGCTCCGCTCTCGGCAGTCGTTCCCCGCCCCTCAGGGCGGGGGCAGTGCGTGGCGATACCCCATTGAAAGCCGTGTATGAGTTGTGACTGACCGGAGGGCACAAACCAGAGCATCGGAGGGTGACATTCCTCTAGGAAGCGACGGTGTTTAGAGGATGGGGCGGGGAGCAGAAGCCGGGGGATGGGAATCTGAAAGAGGTGGGCGTTGAGGAGATTGTTTCTCAAAGTTTTTTGAGATTCTTTACTTAATTACGCTGCTCTCTTCGGTCACATGTCACCGTCTTCGGATTTCAGGTGGATATCGCCACGCGGGGCGGGGCTGGCGGGGAGGGCGACGTTCCGCAGGAACGGAGTTCGACCACCGTCAGGTGGCAAGGGGGGAGCATCCCCCCTCCCCTGCCCTTTCAAAGAACATCGTTCTTCTCGTGCTCCGTCCCTCGCACCTGACGGTGCTCACGCTCCTTGCCATCCCCGGCCCATTCCTCCGCCCGCTCCGCGCCAGATCAAGAGCCAGTCCCAACTGCCCGTACCCTTCTTTAGGTACCGGGCCGAATGTATTCTGAATCAATGGCGACACTACAGGGAATGAGCGGAGTCGATCTTCGGGCGCTGGTAGCGGAGGCTGCCGATCGCCTCCCGCTCTGGGTCGGCAAGATCTACCAGTTCGATGCGAAGACCCTCGGCATCAGGCTGAACGGTGAAGACCGGGCAAAATACTTCTTCCTCGTCGAGACGGGACGGCGCGCCCACTTCACCGCGGAGTTTCCTGTTCCTCCGAAGAACCCGCCCAGTTTTGCGATGCTGCTTAGAAAACATCTCGAAGGCGGGAAGGTGCTCGGCATCCGCCAGCTCGGGCTCGAGCGCACGGTAAGCCTCGATATCGGGAAGCGGGATACGACCTACCACCTCATCTTCGAACTCTTCGACGAGGGGAACGCCGTTCTCTGCGATGAAGCGTATACGATAGTCAAGCCCCTCTGGCACCACCGGTTCAAGACCCGGGAGGTGGTTCCGGGCGCGGTCTACGCCTTCGAAGGGTCAGACTGCCTGTCTCAGTCGCCGGAGGCGTTCCGGACGATGCTTGCAGAGTCCGACCGCGACATCGTCAGGACGCTCGCCGTCGGGTGCATGCTCGGCGGCGCGTATGCCGAAGAGGTCTGCCGGATGGCGGGCGTCGAGAAGAGCGCCGCCGCCGCGGAGGTGGACGCGGAGGCTGTCCGGGATGCGTTCGAACGGCTGATGACCGATGTAGGAGGACGCCGTGAGCCGGTGATAACGGCGTCCGGATGCTGGCCGGTGGTGCTTGCCGGCGAAGAGGTTCGCGAGCGGTTTGCGACCTTCAGTGAGGCCCTGGATGCGTTCTACCCGAAGACGGCGGGCGAGAAGCAGGGGCCCGCGGCCGAGAAGCCCCGCCTCTCCCAGGCGGAGGTGATCCGCCTGCGGCAGGCGGAGGCGATCAAGGGGTTCGAGAAGAAGATCGAGCGCTATGGGCGGATCGTGGAGGTGATCTACGAGAACTACACGGACGTTGCCGGGATCATAGCGACGCTCGACGAGGCGAGCAAAAACCGGTCGTGGCAGGAGATCGAGCAGATCCTGAAAGCGAACGGCGATA
The genomic region above belongs to Methanoculleus horonobensis and contains:
- a CDS encoding AAA family ATPase, whose protein sequence is MDEIQQQVGGVSYAPSPPEEFCGRREELEQLSTILSRAGERGQTVMISGPPGIGKSSLLNWLAYEVQERPDGRESPVLRAEVFDLPGMIFAAFRELLNDLRRTSASARFASILDAESMKEAIRYADDVFEKYAAPVEPIGLLPKAGEEIIGVFARTPEVGYDRVYQAFEELLRELGREMSMTGHVAAVLLDDVHLASSHDRRLLRDVVRDLPPGILLAFTCRIEDDAGSGYAAMQEEIRELGIHEVQLFGMQAAEIQELGKRRFYFSIDDAAAGLLEERSGDPFRLIACFNALRNRGLAPSQENVADVIAGAEDPAGLVFAALPEPVKAWTEGLCVLNPPFPVPVMACMLDLQEGGVAPATDRLLESGVFRSLPGGEYAFAHPLLQEHCRHGLSEETTVALNARAADCFERSIHRLPGRLHVLLSLAGHLYHAREYGKAADLNLEIGLRFHHRDDHDTALRLTDRAIVSAEHLGDDALLAAAERQRDLIRQRASGALTAGR
- a CDS encoding peptidylprolyl isomerase; translated protein: MALQEGDFIRLRYTGRVGENIFDTTDEENAKEEGIYNPQAEYGPVTVRLGGHHVIVGLEDELIGKEVGAEGEVDVPAEKGFGAHEDEAVKSVPVTQFREKPQRGMRIEVEGREGVVVDVIGRRAVVDFNHPLAGKTLNYSYAILEKVEDPVEQIKGLIKLFSGRTDVGISIVDGTVELELPPAITYDRRWMVWRGTLVREIFENNSDIKDVVMKETISRPKMPEAAPEVVEAEEPAETEETKESEE
- the rqcH gene encoding ribosome rescue protein RqcH — protein: MSGVDLRALVAEAADRLPLWVGKIYQFDAKTLGIRLNGEDRAKYFFLVETGRRAHFTAEFPVPPKNPPSFAMLLRKHLEGGKVLGIRQLGLERTVSLDIGKRDTTYHLIFELFDEGNAVLCDEAYTIVKPLWHHRFKTREVVPGAVYAFEGSDCLSQSPEAFRTMLAESDRDIVRTLAVGCMLGGAYAEEVCRMAGVEKSAAAAEVDAEAVRDAFERLMTDVGGRREPVITASGCWPVVLAGEEVRERFATFSEALDAFYPKTAGEKQGPAAEKPRLSQAEVIRLRQAEAIKGFEKKIERYGRIVEVIYENYTDVAGIIATLDEASKNRSWQEIEQILKANGDNPAVKMVRGVHPADAAVDLDLSGERVKIHIHETIEQNLGRYYDQIKKFKKKKAGALVAMERTVPEKPRTKRNLALLKKRWYHRFRWFTTSDGILVIGGRDASQNEELVKKYMEGGDLFVHADVHGGSVVIVKGTTEHLDEAVQFAASYSNAWKVGHFTADVYAARPDQVSKTAESGEYVARGAFIVRGERQYFRNVPLGVAIGLATAPEVAVIGGPPGAVTGRTKVWVELRPGQFEPNDTARKVVRALREKLSEDEWKGLKNALNTEAVAAFVPPGGSDIVES